One Mycosarcoma maydis chromosome 9, whole genome shotgun sequence DNA window includes the following coding sequences:
- a CDS encoding replication factor C subunit 1 (related to replication factor C protein): MPPKKSSAPLPKGQASLSNFFGSKTAGFSPASSQDAHSTPRTTSAASASSKYFASKTDTPSTRRSGRATKADPMIIDDSDDDSLDLKPASTTKTTQSGSGAARTSPRKSATKRKAHQDSSDDDFVDRREAKRDDKDDNKDDDDDEFAPVPKRPATTSSKAKANSTSQAPRRRAANAKPIKIDDSDEDEDFVDVLPQSKKPTTTASKKAPPAKTAPAKRPADDNFEPQTAQAADKKPNWREMAARRAAGPANPGSKAIPQGKPNCLTGLTLVFTGELESISRDEASDLAKRYGARITSAPSSKTSYVIVGEGAGPKKLDLIRKNNIKTLNEDEFLDLIRTRGAGELDEKAKQKIKAEEQKIKEVAKSMGPPKDGNANPADLSNMLWTTKYAPTQMKDLVGNKAAVEKLASWLKAWPDSYRSNFKKPGPTGMNVYRAVLISGPPGIGKTTSAHLVAKMEGYSPLEFNASDARSKKLVEGMLQDTINNKSLDSWYSSVAKPSSWSAGLPRIHDRTVLIMDEVDGMSGGDRGGVGAINALIKKTKVPIICICNDRRNQKMRPFEHTTFNLTFRKPDANQVKSRMLSIAFKEKLKIPGEVMAQLIEAAQSDIRSVINMLSTWKLSNDSMDFDESKALGAENAKPGLHTPFSLYGELSAPGMFNANSKKTLNDKADLYFQDHSFVPLMVAENYVKARPVLASKEVGARQQLKHLELLRKASESISDGDLVDRMIHGGEQHWSLMPLHAIASSVRPCSLIYGGTEGGFPSFPAWLGQNSKQQRLTRAVVDLQAKMRLVCSGSRHDLRQHYLPSMWSMLIQPLVEEGAEGVERVIGLMDDYYLGVEDRETILELGLEPNNAEAMMKKVPSAVKAGFTRKYNSSTHPIAFHKATDVGGAKVKLAKAEVPDLEDAVEEEVVEEEEEDKEAGDELSKDKLVKKPKSGAGKAKAKVVGAKKK, encoded by the coding sequence ATGCCCCCTAAGAAATCTTCGGCGCCTTTGCCTAAGGGCCAGGCGTCGCTCTCCAATTTCTTCGGAAGCAAGACCGCTGGTTTCAGTCCTGCCTCATCTCAAGATGCACACTCCACGCCTCGTACTacatcagcagcaagtgCGTCGTCCAAGTACTTTGCGTCAAAGACGGACACCCCCTCCACTCGCCGCTCTGGCCGAGCTACCAAGGCTGATCCAATGATCATCGAtgactcggacgacgacagcCTCGACTTGAAGCCTGCTTCCACGACAAAAACGACCCAAAGTGGCAGCGGAGCAGCACGGACAAGTCCCAGAAAGTCGGCAACAAAGCGCAAAGCACACCAAGACTCTTCTGACGACGATTTTGTTGACCGTCGAGAAGCCAAACGGgacgacaaggacgacaacaaggacgacgacgatgatgaatTTGCTCCCGTGCCAAAGAGACCCGCAACCACTTCTTCGAAAGCCAAAGCGAATTCCACCTCTCAAGCTCCCCGTCGCAGAGCAGCAAATGCCAAGCCCATCAAGATCGATGATTCcgacgaagatgaagacTTTGTTGACGTTCTTCCACAGTCCAAGAAGCCAACCACCACTGCCAGCAAGAAAGCGCCTCCTGCCAAGACAGCCCCGGCCAAGAGGCCAGCGGACGACAATTTTGAACCTCAGACCGCTCAGGCAGCTGATAAGAAACCCAACTGGAGGGAAATGGCCGCTCGTCGTGCTGCTGGGCCTGCCAATCCCGGGTCCAAGGCCATTCCTCAGGGCAAGCCTAACTGCCTTACAGGTCTCACTCTTGTCTTTACGGGGGAGCTCGAATCGATTAGTCGTGACGAAGCTTCCGATCTAGCAAAACGATACGGCGCACGAATCACCAGCGCACCATCCTCAAAGACCTCGTACGTCATCGTCGGAGAAGGCGCCGGTcccaagaagctcgacttgaTTAGGAAGAACAAcatcaagacgctcaacgagGACGAATTCCTCGATCTCATTCGCACACGCGGCgctggcgagctcgacgaaaAGGCAAAGCAAAAGATCAAAGCCGAAGAGCAAAAGATCAAGGAGGTTGCCAAATCTATGGGTCCACCCAAGGATGGCAATGCCAATCCGGCAGATCTGTCCAACATGCTATGGACCACGAAATACGCGCCTACACAGATGAAGGACCTCGTCGGCAATAAGGCGGCGGTCGAAAAGCTCGCTAGCTGGCTGAAAGCGTGGCCTGACTCGTATCGAAGCAACTTCAAGAAGCCGGGACCCACCGGCATGAACGTCTATCGGGCTGTCCTCATTTCGGGTCCACCAGGTATCGGCAAGACCACGTCGGCACACCTCGTGGCCAAGATGGAAGGGTACTCGCCACTCGAGTTCAACGCGAGCGACGCAcgaagcaagaagctcgtcgaaggCATGCTGCAAGACACGATCAACAACAAGTCGCTCGACAGTTGGTACAGTAGTGTCGCAAAGCCGTCTTCATGGTCGGCGGGCCTACcgcgcattcacgatcgtaCCGTGTTGATCATGGACGAGGTCGATGGCATGTCTGGCGGTGATCGCGGAGGTGTTGGCGCGATCAATGCGCTCATCAAGAAGACCAAGGTGCCCATCATTTGTATCTGCAACGACAGGCGAAACCAGAAGATGCGTCCGTTTGAACACACCACGTTCAACCTCACGTTCCGCAAGCCGGATGCCAATCAAGTCAAGTCGAGGATGTTGTCGATCGCTTTCAAGGAAAAGCTGAAAATCCCCGGTGAAGTCATGGCACAGCTTATTGAGGCGGCACAGAGCGACATTCGCTCCGTGATCAACATGTTGAGCACATGGAAGCTGTCAAACGACAGCATGGACTTCGACGAGTCCAAGGCGTTGGGTGCTGAGAATGCGAAGCCGGGCCTGCATACACCGTTTTCGCTGTACGGCGAGCTTTCGGCGCCAGGCATGTTCAACGCCAACTCGAAAAAGACGTTGAACGACAAAGCTGATCTGTACTTTCAGGATCACAGTTTTGTGCCACTAATGGTCGCGGAGAACTATGTCAAGGCTAGGCCGGTGCTGGCGTCGAAGGAGGTGGGAGCTaggcagcagctcaagcatcTCGAACTTTTGCGCAAGGCATCCGAGAGCATTTCGGACGGCGATCTGGTGGATCGGATGATTCACGGTGGGGAACAGCATTGGTCATTGATGCCGCTGCACGCGATTGCGTCTTCGGTGCGGCCATGCTCGTTGATCTACGGTGGAACGGAAGGGGGGTTCCCCAGCTTCCCGGCGTGGCTTGGACAGAATtcgaagcagcaacgacTGACGCGAGCGGTGGTAGATCTACAGGCCAAGATGCGGTTGGTGTGTTCGGGATCGCGTCACGATCTGCGTCAGCACTATTTGCCTTCGATGTGGTCGATGCTGATTCAGCCGCTGGTCGAGGAGGGTGCCGAGGGTGTGGAACGGGTGATCGGGCTGATGGACGACTACTACCTCGGGGTGGAGGATAGAGAAACGATTTTGGAGTTGGGGTTGGAACCCAACAACGCGGAGGCCATGATGAAGAAGGTGCCCAGTGCTGTCAAGGCGGGATTCACGAGGAAGTACAATTCGAGCACGCATCCGATCGCGTTTCACAAGGCGACAGATGTGGGCGGTGCCAAagtcaagctcgccaaagccgagGTGCCGGATCTGGAGGATGCAGTGGAAGAGGaagtggtggaggaggaagaggaggacaaggaggccggcgacgagctgagcaaggACAAGCTGGTCAAGAAGCCCAAATCGGGGGCAGGCAAGGCGAAGGCCAAAGTTGTAGGAGCCAAGAAAAAGTGA